The following coding sequences lie in one Acropora palmata chromosome 3, jaAcrPala1.3, whole genome shotgun sequence genomic window:
- the LOC141876189 gene encoding G-protein coupled receptor 161-like: MSRNFTKAIESEFDLVTSTWPRSLVILAFTLMVVITIVTIIGNAFVIVALTKINALKKMANNQVVISLATADLLVGVLVMPCSIDSVLVGEWRFGHLWGRLNAFGNFCFCISSIMHLALLSVDRYIAVSRPLTYLVTVTKTRARMACLAMWLYSTLWALPPLFGISSYECFIPYIGKCYKEDWFQTAADVFFTVSVVCGTYGTAVVVMIFVYARIFAAIFKQSKRTHLDVTREYTRRNSNSAVRARASARKGLLTVLIVIGTYLVCWSPFCVLLFVQMIYGKNAGGQTSDLITMFIGFANSACNPVIYCIRYRAFRRTVHRILVRTNHWLRGFLIELKMTQANTQTTTSSSNVYIVG; this comes from the coding sequence ATGTcaagaaatttcacaaaagCGATCGAGAGCGAGTTTGACCTGGTGACTTCAACATGGCCCCGCAGTTTAGTTATCTTAGCTTTCACTCTGATGGTTGTGATCACTATAGTGACTATAATTGGAAATGCCTTTGTCATCGTGGCCTTAACAAAGATCAATGCACTGAAAAAGATGGCGAACAATCAGGTTGTTATTTCATTGGCCACAGCCGATCTTTTAGTTGGCGTTCTAGTAATGCCGTGTTCGATTGACAGTGTTTTGGTCGGTGAATGGCGGTTTGGTCATCTTTGGGGAAGACTCAACGCCTTTGGAAACTTCTGCTTTTGTATTTCGTCGATAATGCATCTGGCATTGTTATCTGTTGATCGTTACATTGCCGTCTCACGTCCTCTGACTTATCTGGTAACTGTGACAAAAACTAGGGCTCGAATGGCTTGTTTGGCAATGTGGTTGTACTCAACGCTATGGGCTTTGCCGCCACTTTTCGGCATCAGTTCGTACGAATGCTTTATTCCATATATCGGTAAATGTTATAAAGAAGACTGGTTCCAGACGGCAGCCGATGTTTTTTTCACTGTGTCAGTCGTTTGTGGAACTTACGGGACAGCAGTAGTAGTTATGATCTTCGTTTACGCGAGAATTTTCGCTGCCATTTTTAAACAGTCGAAACGAACCCACTTAGATGTGACGAGGGAATACACTAGAAGAAACTCAAACTCGGCTGTTAGAGCGAGGGCATCAGCAAGGAAGGGACTTCTGACTGTACTGATCGTCATTGGGACGTATTTAGTGTGTTGGTCGCCATTTTGTGTTCTCCTTTTCGTGCAAATgatttatggaaaaaacgCTGGAGGACAGACTTCTGATTTAATAACAATGTTTATCGGCTTTGCTAATAGTGCCTGTAATCCAGTTATATATTGCATCCGGTATAGAGCATTTCGTCGGACAGTTCATCGCATTTTGGTGAGGACGAATCATTGGTTAAGAGGTTTTTTAATAGAGCTGAAAATGACTCAAGCAAACACACAGACTACAACGAGTTCCTCAAACGTTTATATAGTTGGTTAA